One part of the Polyangiaceae bacterium genome encodes these proteins:
- the moeB gene encoding molybdopterin-synthase adenylyltransferase MoeB yields the protein MAKTYSDLFMEVRDAVKLMTLEELKQRFDKGDIKTLVDVREKDEFRGGFIPGATHIPRGFLEMQAENKLPDKSAEVIVYCAGGTRSAFAAKTLAELGYSNVVSVNPGFIRWKDMSWPVETPPELTSAQLDRYSRHLLLPEVGEKGQEKLLKARVLLLGAGGLGSPSSLYLAAAGVGTLGLIDADVVDASNLQRQIVHATSRVGMPKVDSAEQALRDLNPDVKIIKYQERLTSENIERILADNWDVIVDGVDNFPTRYLVNDASVFHNIPVVHGSIFRFDGQVTTFIPHQGPCYRCLYPEPPPPHLAPSCAEAGVLGILPGTIGVLQATEAVKLILDRGNNLSGRLLTYDSLGMTFRTLKLRKDKHCPVCGENPTIKEYIDYEGFCSGG from the coding sequence ATGGCCAAGACCTACAGCGACCTGTTCATGGAGGTCCGCGACGCGGTGAAGTTGATGACCCTGGAAGAGTTGAAGCAGCGCTTCGACAAGGGAGACATCAAGACCCTCGTGGACGTGCGGGAAAAGGACGAGTTCCGCGGTGGTTTCATCCCAGGCGCGACGCACATTCCGCGTGGATTCTTGGAGATGCAGGCGGAGAACAAGCTACCGGACAAATCTGCGGAGGTCATCGTCTACTGCGCCGGCGGTACGCGCAGCGCGTTTGCTGCAAAGACGCTCGCGGAGCTGGGCTACAGCAATGTGGTTTCCGTCAACCCTGGCTTCATCCGTTGGAAGGACATGAGCTGGCCGGTGGAGACGCCTCCAGAGCTCACTTCCGCCCAGCTCGATCGCTACTCCCGACACCTGCTCCTGCCAGAGGTGGGGGAGAAGGGCCAGGAAAAGCTCTTGAAGGCCCGCGTGCTGCTGCTCGGCGCTGGCGGCCTCGGGAGCCCCTCGTCGCTTTACCTCGCGGCAGCGGGCGTGGGCACGCTCGGTTTGATCGATGCTGATGTCGTGGATGCCTCCAACCTGCAGCGGCAGATCGTCCACGCCACCTCCCGGGTGGGTATGCCGAAGGTGGATAGCGCAGAGCAGGCGCTCAGGGACCTGAACCCTGACGTCAAAATCATCAAGTACCAAGAGAGACTGACCAGCGAGAACATCGAGCGTATCCTCGCGGATAACTGGGATGTGATCGTGGACGGCGTGGACAACTTCCCGACACGCTACCTGGTGAACGACGCCAGTGTGTTCCACAACATCCCGGTGGTGCATGGCTCGATCTTCCGCTTCGACGGTCAGGTGACGACCTTCATTCCGCATCAGGGGCCCTGCTACCGCTGCCTCTACCCCGAGCCGCCGCCGCCGCACCTCGCGCCATCTTGTGCGGAAGCTGGCGTGCTCGGCATCTTGCCCGGCACGATCGGCGTCCTCCAAGCGACCGAGGCCGTGAAGCTGATCCTGGATCGCGGAAACAACCTGTCAGGGCGTCTCTTGACCTATGACAGCTTGGGCATGACCTTCCGTACGCTGAAGCTGCGCAAGGACAAGCACTGCCCAGTGTGTGGCGAGAACCCCACGATCAAGGAGTACATCGACTACGAAGGCTTCTGCTCCGGCGGCTGA
- a CDS encoding sigma 54-interacting transcriptional regulator: protein MNEEVTWSRVLPQAAAGEERLVLLWDNGSLTRPLSQGDDLVIGRSRSADVSVDHKSVSREHARVRLTSGGVEIVDLGSSNGTRVSGASLTPNQAIRVPLGALVQLGSVVLVVEQAAAPTQAPESRPLGQRMQELGQLIASVAASDISVVLCGETGVGKDVMASQIHGRSRRARHPLVRLNCAALAENLLESELFGHERGAFTGAVQSKQGLLEAASGGSIFFDEVGEMPLGVQAKLLRAIEQREVYRVGGVRPVSFDVRFIAATNRELDKEILEGRFRRDLYFRLAGITLQIPPLRERLDELPTLVQTFVTEHAGRSGIAPPAVSASAIQRLLGHSWPGNLRELKNVVERAVVLSGGGAIEAHHVHIDPVAAALGSSEARPQQVPQLNDTRSRPSDPDAADAWERERIQTALEQARGNQTRAAELLGVSRRTLINRLERFKLPRPRKR, encoded by the coding sequence ATGAACGAAGAGGTCACTTGGTCTCGCGTGCTGCCTCAAGCCGCCGCGGGTGAAGAACGCCTGGTGCTGCTCTGGGACAACGGCTCACTCACGCGTCCGTTGTCCCAGGGAGATGACCTGGTGATCGGGCGTTCGCGCAGCGCGGACGTGAGCGTGGACCACAAGAGTGTCTCGCGTGAGCACGCTCGGGTGCGACTCACATCGGGGGGAGTCGAGATCGTGGATCTCGGCTCATCGAACGGCACGCGCGTGTCCGGCGCCTCGCTGACGCCGAATCAAGCCATTCGGGTGCCGCTGGGCGCGCTAGTGCAGCTTGGAAGCGTCGTGCTCGTGGTGGAGCAAGCGGCGGCCCCAACTCAGGCGCCCGAGTCTCGCCCCCTCGGCCAACGCATGCAGGAGCTTGGGCAGCTCATCGCCAGTGTTGCAGCCAGCGACATCAGCGTGGTGCTTTGCGGCGAGACCGGCGTTGGCAAAGACGTGATGGCGAGCCAAATCCACGGACGCTCCCGTCGGGCCCGTCACCCCCTGGTGCGACTCAACTGCGCCGCGTTGGCGGAGAACCTGCTCGAGAGCGAGCTCTTCGGTCATGAGCGTGGCGCGTTCACCGGCGCCGTGCAGTCGAAGCAAGGGCTGCTCGAAGCTGCGAGCGGAGGCAGCATCTTCTTCGACGAGGTCGGCGAGATGCCGCTGGGCGTTCAGGCAAAGCTGCTGCGCGCGATCGAACAACGCGAGGTGTATCGGGTGGGCGGCGTGCGGCCCGTGTCTTTCGATGTGCGTTTCATCGCGGCAACGAACCGGGAGCTCGACAAGGAGATCCTCGAGGGGCGTTTTCGTAGGGATCTGTATTTCCGACTCGCGGGGATCACTCTACAAATCCCGCCTCTGCGTGAGCGCTTGGATGAGCTCCCGACGCTCGTTCAGACCTTCGTTACCGAGCACGCGGGGCGCTCGGGTATCGCGCCCCCGGCCGTTTCCGCATCGGCCATCCAGCGCTTGCTTGGCCATTCTTGGCCCGGCAACCTGCGTGAGCTCAAGAACGTGGTGGAGCGTGCCGTGGTGCTGAGCGGTGGGGGCGCCATCGAGGCGCACCACGTACACATCGATCCCGTGGCAGCAGCCTTGGGCAGCTCCGAGGCACGGCCTCAGCAGGTTCCTCAGCTCAACGACACGCGCTCTCGACCCAGCGATCCCGATGCGGCGGATGCTTGGGAACGCGAACGCATCCAGACAGCGCTCGAGCAGGCACGGGGAAACCAGACCCGCGCCGCTGAACTCTTGGGAGTCTCACGCCGCACCCTGATCAACCGCCTGGAGCGCTTCAAGCTCCCGCGCCCGCGCAAACGCTAA